One genomic region from Candidatus Poribacteria bacterium encodes:
- a CDS encoding 50S ribosomal protein L22 — translation MEARSKIRNASVAPRKARLVADLVRNQYVEDALSQLRFTHKAASPIIYKLIQSAAANAQYQDPNIDLTNLYVKEIRVDEGITRKWIRPRARGMANRILKRSSHITVVVDEESGENGE, via the coding sequence ATGGAAGCCAGATCTAAGATTAGGAACGCGTCGGTTGCTCCACGGAAAGCCCGTTTAGTAGCCGATCTCGTCCGTAATCAGTATGTTGAGGATGCGTTAAGTCAGCTGCGCTTTACGCATAAAGCCGCGTCCCCTATAATTTACAAACTCATTCAGTCAGCAGCTGCGAACGCACAATATCAAGATCCGAACATCGATCTCACAAACCTATATGTTAAAGAGATTCGGGTTGATGAAGGGATTACGCGGAAATGGATACGTCCCCGGGCACGAGGTATGGCGAACAGAATCCTAAAACGGAGCAGCCATATCACGGTCGTCGTTGATGAGGAGAGTGGCGAGAATGGTGAGTAA
- the rpsS gene encoding 30S ribosomal protein S19, translated as MARSVKKGPYIDPKLAKKIAAMERSGSKRVVRTWSRRSMITPELVGHTLAIYNGKKFFPVYITENMVGHKLGEFSPTRTFRAHSGGGGRR; from the coding sequence ATGGCGCGTTCTGTCAAAAAGGGACCTTACATAGACCCGAAACTCGCTAAGAAGATAGCCGCCATGGAACGTTCTGGCAGTAAACGGGTGGTGCGGACCTGGTCCCGCCGTTCAATGATTACCCCTGAGTTGGTGGGCCACACTTTGGCAATATACAACGGGAAAAAATTTTTCCCTGTGTATATAACCGAGAATATGGTAGGACACAAACTGGGAGAATTTTCACCGACTCGGACCTTCCGTGCCCACTCAGGTGGTGGAGGTAGAAGATAA